The following are from one region of the Pseudazoarcus pumilus genome:
- a CDS encoding TRAP transporter small permease: MRRFLDTLYLLSGYLAAFFLMMIAVLVVAQVAARFFGVIFESTETGGFCLAASTFLGLAHTLKRGCHIRVSLFIHKARGATRKAIELWSTGVATVVMGYVTWAATHMVYESWFYEELSPGMMAVPIWIPQLGMLLGCAIVTIAFADEFCRIACGAEAAYQEQSETALSDDDSTSARVAPQRADGIASHNRLERGRAS, translated from the coding sequence ATGCGTCGATTCCTCGACACCCTGTATCTGCTCAGCGGCTATCTTGCGGCTTTCTTCCTGATGATGATCGCCGTGCTGGTCGTCGCCCAGGTCGCTGCCCGCTTTTTCGGTGTGATCTTCGAGTCCACCGAGACCGGTGGTTTCTGTCTGGCCGCAAGCACATTCCTGGGGCTCGCGCACACGCTCAAGCGTGGCTGCCACATCCGCGTCTCGCTGTTCATCCACAAGGCCCGGGGGGCGACACGCAAGGCCATCGAACTGTGGTCGACCGGTGTCGCCACGGTGGTGATGGGCTACGTCACCTGGGCCGCGACACACATGGTCTACGAGTCATGGTTCTACGAGGAACTGAGCCCGGGCATGATGGCCGTGCCCATCTGGATTCCGCAGCTCGGCATGCTGCTCGGCTGTGCGATCGTCACCATCGCCTTCGCCGACGAGTTCTGTCGCATCGCATGCGGTGCCGAAGCCGCCTATCAGGAACAGAGCGAAACGGCCTTGTCCGACGATGACTCCACGTCGGCCAGGGTAGCTCCGCAGCGCGCGGACGGCATCGCTTCGCACAACCGGCTCGAACGCGGGAGAGCGTCATGA